In the Danio rerio strain Tuebingen ecotype United States chromosome 8, GRCz12tu, whole genome shotgun sequence genome, one interval contains:
- the ctu1 gene encoding cytoplasmic tRNA 2-thiolation protein 1 isoform X3: protein MKLWTSRSLLLRFVIMPVQCSNCEQKRAVLKRPKTGHSLCKDCFFWAFEEEIHQTITSAGLFNRGETVAIGASGGKDSTVLAHVMKLLNERYDYGLKLLLLSVDEGITGYRDDSLETVKRNQQQYELPLKIVSYEELYGWTMDAIVKQVGLKNNCTFCGVFRRQALDRGAMMLNVDKICTGHNADDVAETVLMNVLRGDIARLRRCTAISTSSEGDGAIPRCKPLKYAYEKEIVLYAYFKKLDYFSTECIYSPNAYRGHARAFLKDLESVRPSAIIDVIHSGETLSVKEGVKMPVQGTCSRCGYISSQALCKSCVLLEGLNRGLPKLGIGKHHRLHGKILAQEPLTEQEERKLKAVDF, encoded by the exons ATGAAGCTGTGGACGAGCAGAAGTTTATTACTGAGG TTTGTCATCATGCCAGTCCAATGCAGTAACTGTGAGCAGAAACGTGCCGTGCTGAAACGGCCCAAGACTGGTCACTCTCTCTGTAAAGACTGCTTCTTCTGGGCTTTTGAGGAGGAGATCCATCAAACCATCACGTCCGCCGGACTCTTTAATCGTGGAGAGACTGTGGCCATCGGGGCGTCAGGTGGAAAAGACTCCACAGTTCTGGCCCATGTGATGAAGTTGCTGAACGAACGCTATGATTACGGCCTGAAGCTTCTGCTGTTGTCAGTGGACGAGGGCATCACGGGTTATAGAGACGATTCTCTGGAGACGGTAAAGAGGAACCAGCAGCAGTACGAGCTGCCGCTGAAGATCGTGTCTTATGAAGAGCTCTATGGATGGACTATGGATGCCATTGTGAAGCAGGTGGGCTTGAAGAATAACTGCACGTTCTGCGGTGTGTTTCGCAGACAGGCGCTGGACAGAGGAGCCATGATGCTGAACGTCGATAAGATATGCACAG GTCACAATGCGGATGATGTGGCCGAGACGGTGCTGATGAACGTTCTGCGTGGAGACATCGCTCGTCTCCGCCGCTGCACCGCCATCAGCACCTCTAGTGAAGGAGACGGTGCCATCCCACGCTGCAAACCTCTTAAATACGCCTACGAGAAAGAAATCGTCCTCTACGCCTACTTCAAGAAGCTGGATTACTTCTCCACTGAATGCATCTACTCACCCAACGCCTACCGAGGTCACGCTCGCGCTTTCCTCAAAGACCTGGAGTCCGTCAGGCCCAGCGCCATCATAGACGTCATCCACTCCGGGGAGACGCTCTCCGTGAAGGAGGGAGTGAAGATGCCAGTGCAGGGAACGTGCTCACGCTGCGGATACATCTCCAGTCAGGCCCTGTGTAAGTCCTGCGTCCTGCTGGAGGGCCTGAATCGAGGTTTGCCCAAACTGGGAATCGGGAAACATCACCGGCTGCATGGTAAAATTCTGGCGCAGGAGCCTCTGACCGAGCAGGAGGAGAGAAAGCTGAAAGCTGTAGACTTTTGA
- the ctu1 gene encoding cytoplasmic tRNA 2-thiolation protein 1 isoform X1 — translation MKLWTSRSLLLRIMPSTNGSSLCHLGVMLALVGVVFLTVMFSWFSLSSCLKQYSANSLNSFSNAAEDKPLLLLWVWPENYVFEFSDCKKFFNINSCQLTDDRSLYNNSDAVIVYHRNISLDLSNLPPSPRPLFQKWIWLHLESPTNTKIIPGLENLFNHTLSYRQDADIPVRMRLKTRKKPADDFVIPKKDKLVCWIVSNNSPLTGVSARNRIYRELSRYIHVHLFGKAYSTYLDYKDYYPTLASCKFYLSFENSIHKDYITEKINGPLAVGTVPVVLGPPRKNYENFIPGDAFIHVNDFLSVRSLARYLYMLNKNDIAYHRYFDWRKRLTPTPHLIEQTQEFILPICTACDYIARHREYKEAHDLYDWYFN, via the exons ATGAAGCTGTGGACGAGCAGAAGTTTATTACTGAGG ATAATGCCAAGCACAAATGGCTCCTCGCTCTGTCATCTGGGTGTAATGTTGGCACTTGTaggtgttgtttttttgaccGTCATGTTTTCCTGGTTCTCACTTTCAAGTTGTCTGAAGCAATACTCCGCCAACAGCCTGAACTCTTTTTCTAACGCGGCAGAAGACAAACCTCTCCTTCTGCTGTGGGTTTGGCCTGAAAATTACGTGTTTGAATTTAGCGACTGCAAAAAATTTTTCAACATTAATAGTTGTCAGCTGACGGATGACCGATCGCTCTACAACAATTCCGACGCCGTCATAGTTTATCACAGGAACATCAGCTTGGATTTGTCCAACCTTCCTCCATCGCCTCGTCCTCTGTTCCAGAAGTGGATCTGGTTACATTTAGAATCGCCGACCAACACTAAAATAATCCCCGGTCTGGAAAACCTGTTCAACCACACTCTCAGCTACAGACAAGATGCTGATATTCCAGTACGGATGAGATTGAAAACCAGGAAGAAACCAGCCGATGATTTTGTCATTCCCAAAAAGGACAAACTAGTTTGTTGGATTGTGAGTAACAATTCCCCATTAACAGGTGTCAGCGCAAGGAACAGGATTTATCGGGAATTAAGCCGATACATCCATGTACACCTTTTCGGGAAGGCTTATTCAACATATCTAGACTATAAGGACTACTATCCTACCCTCGCTAGCTGCAAATTTTACCTCTCCTTTGAGAACTCCATCCACAAGGACTACATCACTGAGAAGATCAATGGTCCTCTTGCTGTAGGAACTGTTCCTGTGGTTTTGGGTCCTCCAAGGAAAAACTATGAAAACTTCATTCCTGGAGACGCCTTTATTCATGTGAATGACTTCCTAAGTGTCAGGTCTCTAGCACGATATTTGTATAtgctaaataaaaatgacattgcaTATCACAGATACTTTGACTGGAGGAAACGTCTCACTCCAACTCCTCATTTAATAGAGCAAACCCAAGAGTTCATCCTGCCCATTTGCACTGCCTGTGATTATATAGCACGACACAGGGAATATAAAGAAGCTCATGATCTCTATGACTGGTATTTCAATTGA
- the ctu1 gene encoding cytoplasmic tRNA 2-thiolation protein 1 isoform X2: MPSTNGSSLCHLGVMLALVGVVFLTVMFSWFSLSSCLKQYSANSLNSFSNAAEDKPLLLLWVWPENYVFEFSDCKKFFNINSCQLTDDRSLYNNSDAVIVYHRNISLDLSNLPPSPRPLFQKWIWLHLESPTNTKIIPGLENLFNHTLSYRQDADIPVRMRLKTRKKPADDFVIPKKDKLVCWIVSNNSPLTGVSARNRIYRELSRYIHVHLFGKAYSTYLDYKDYYPTLASCKFYLSFENSIHKDYITEKINGPLAVGTVPVVLGPPRKNYENFIPGDAFIHVNDFLSVRSLARYLYMLNKNDIAYHRYFDWRKRLTPTPHLIEQTQEFILPICTACDYIARHREYKEAHDLYDWYFN; the protein is encoded by the coding sequence ATGCCAAGCACAAATGGCTCCTCGCTCTGTCATCTGGGTGTAATGTTGGCACTTGTaggtgttgtttttttgaccGTCATGTTTTCCTGGTTCTCACTTTCAAGTTGTCTGAAGCAATACTCCGCCAACAGCCTGAACTCTTTTTCTAACGCGGCAGAAGACAAACCTCTCCTTCTGCTGTGGGTTTGGCCTGAAAATTACGTGTTTGAATTTAGCGACTGCAAAAAATTTTTCAACATTAATAGTTGTCAGCTGACGGATGACCGATCGCTCTACAACAATTCCGACGCCGTCATAGTTTATCACAGGAACATCAGCTTGGATTTGTCCAACCTTCCTCCATCGCCTCGTCCTCTGTTCCAGAAGTGGATCTGGTTACATTTAGAATCGCCGACCAACACTAAAATAATCCCCGGTCTGGAAAACCTGTTCAACCACACTCTCAGCTACAGACAAGATGCTGATATTCCAGTACGGATGAGATTGAAAACCAGGAAGAAACCAGCCGATGATTTTGTCATTCCCAAAAAGGACAAACTAGTTTGTTGGATTGTGAGTAACAATTCCCCATTAACAGGTGTCAGCGCAAGGAACAGGATTTATCGGGAATTAAGCCGATACATCCATGTACACCTTTTCGGGAAGGCTTATTCAACATATCTAGACTATAAGGACTACTATCCTACCCTCGCTAGCTGCAAATTTTACCTCTCCTTTGAGAACTCCATCCACAAGGACTACATCACTGAGAAGATCAATGGTCCTCTTGCTGTAGGAACTGTTCCTGTGGTTTTGGGTCCTCCAAGGAAAAACTATGAAAACTTCATTCCTGGAGACGCCTTTATTCATGTGAATGACTTCCTAAGTGTCAGGTCTCTAGCACGATATTTGTATAtgctaaataaaaatgacattgcaTATCACAGATACTTTGACTGGAGGAAACGTCTCACTCCAACTCCTCATTTAATAGAGCAAACCCAAGAGTTCATCCTGCCCATTTGCACTGCCTGTGATTATATAGCACGACACAGGGAATATAAAGAAGCTCATGATCTCTATGACTGGTATTTCAATTGA
- the ctu1 gene encoding cytoplasmic tRNA 2-thiolation protein 1, whose protein sequence is MPVQCSNCEQKRAVLKRPKTGHSLCKDCFFWAFEEEIHQTITSAGLFNRGETVAIGASGGKDSTVLAHVMKLLNERYDYGLKLLLLSVDEGITGYRDDSLETVKRNQQQYELPLKIVSYEELYGWTMDAIVKQVGLKNNCTFCGVFRRQALDRGAMMLNVDKICTGHNADDVAETVLMNVLRGDIARLRRCTAISTSSEGDGAIPRCKPLKYAYEKEIVLYAYFKKLDYFSTECIYSPNAYRGHARAFLKDLESVRPSAIIDVIHSGETLSVKEGVKMPVQGTCSRCGYISSQALCKSCVLLEGLNRGLPKLGIGKHHRLHGKILAQEPLTEQEERKLKAVDF, encoded by the exons ATGCCAGTCCAATGCAGTAACTGTGAGCAGAAACGTGCCGTGCTGAAACGGCCCAAGACTGGTCACTCTCTCTGTAAAGACTGCTTCTTCTGGGCTTTTGAGGAGGAGATCCATCAAACCATCACGTCCGCCGGACTCTTTAATCGTGGAGAGACTGTGGCCATCGGGGCGTCAGGTGGAAAAGACTCCACAGTTCTGGCCCATGTGATGAAGTTGCTGAACGAACGCTATGATTACGGCCTGAAGCTTCTGCTGTTGTCAGTGGACGAGGGCATCACGGGTTATAGAGACGATTCTCTGGAGACGGTAAAGAGGAACCAGCAGCAGTACGAGCTGCCGCTGAAGATCGTGTCTTATGAAGAGCTCTATGGATGGACTATGGATGCCATTGTGAAGCAGGTGGGCTTGAAGAATAACTGCACGTTCTGCGGTGTGTTTCGCAGACAGGCGCTGGACAGAGGAGCCATGATGCTGAACGTCGATAAGATATGCACAG GTCACAATGCGGATGATGTGGCCGAGACGGTGCTGATGAACGTTCTGCGTGGAGACATCGCTCGTCTCCGCCGCTGCACCGCCATCAGCACCTCTAGTGAAGGAGACGGTGCCATCCCACGCTGCAAACCTCTTAAATACGCCTACGAGAAAGAAATCGTCCTCTACGCCTACTTCAAGAAGCTGGATTACTTCTCCACTGAATGCATCTACTCACCCAACGCCTACCGAGGTCACGCTCGCGCTTTCCTCAAAGACCTGGAGTCCGTCAGGCCCAGCGCCATCATAGACGTCATCCACTCCGGGGAGACGCTCTCCGTGAAGGAGGGAGTGAAGATGCCAGTGCAGGGAACGTGCTCACGCTGCGGATACATCTCCAGTCAGGCCCTGTGTAAGTCCTGCGTCCTGCTGGAGGGCCTGAATCGAGGTTTGCCCAAACTGGGAATCGGGAAACATCACCGGCTGCATGGTAAAATTCTGGCGCAGGAGCCTCTGACCGAGCAGGAGGAGAGAAAGCTGAAAGCTGTAGACTTTTGA